From Clostridium cylindrosporum DSM 605, one genomic window encodes:
- a CDS encoding YiiD C-terminal domain-containing protein gives MDKHEFEKLLHEQIPITKAMGISVIEFTPSKVKVSAKFEPNINHKSTAFGGSINTLMTICGWGMVFITIKKIDPEAHIVIQKSNINYLLPITGDFTAECNLADEESKKRFIQMYNKHGKGRLNLKVSCYEDDTLLADYHGQYIAFK, from the coding sequence ATGGATAAGCATGAATTTGAAAAGTTGTTACATGAGCAAATACCAATTACAAAGGCAATGGGTATTAGTGTAATAGAGTTCACACCATCAAAAGTAAAAGTATCAGCTAAGTTTGAACCAAATATAAATCACAAATCAACAGCCTTTGGTGGAAGTATAAATACGCTTATGACTATTTGTGGTTGGGGGATGGTATTTATAACTATTAAGAAGATAGATCCTGAGGCTCATATAGTTATTCAAAAAAGCAATATAAATTACTTACTTCCCATTACTGGAGATTTTACAGCAGAATGCAATTTGGCTGATGAAGAGAGTAAGAAAAGATTTATACAAATGTATAATAAGCATGGAAAAGGAAGATTAAATTTAAAAGTTTCTTGTTATGAAGATGATACACTACTTGCAGATTATCATGGACAATACATAGCATTTAAATAA
- a CDS encoding GNAT family N-acetyltransferase, with protein sequence MSLKIRQAVVEDAKVISNIHALSWKSAYKELVPQRYLDDLKNDFWVEAFENWIRSDDLKAKIIYENEKPIGCAIYGKSRDEKLLNWGEIVSIYLLPDYFHKGYGQKLLDNVLIDMKELGYKNIYLWVLEENDKARLFYEKNGFKCNDDKYYFEVMQKQLVNVRYVNSLKSLGNKNPVKRGT encoded by the coding sequence TTGAGTCTAAAAATAAGACAAGCAGTTGTTGAAGATGCGAAGGTTATTAGTAATATTCATGCCCTTAGTTGGAAGTCCGCATATAAAGAACTTGTACCACAGAGGTATCTAGATGATCTTAAAAATGACTTTTGGGTAGAAGCTTTTGAAAATTGGATTAGAAGTGATGATTTGAAAGCTAAGATAATCTATGAAAATGAAAAGCCTATAGGCTGTGCTATCTATGGAAAGTCAAGGGATGAAAAACTACTTAATTGGGGTGAAATTGTATCTATATACTTGCTTCCTGATTATTTTCACAAAGGATACGGACAAAAACTATTAGATAATGTTTTAATAGATATGAAAGAGCTTGGGTATAAAAACATTTACTTGTGGGTATTAGAGGAAAATGATAAAGCAAGACTATTCTATGAAAAGAATGGATTTAAATGTAATGATGATAAGTATTATTTTGAAGTTATGCAAAAACAGTTAGTAAATGTGAGGTATGTGAATAGTTTAAAATCATTAGGAAACAAGAATCCAGTAAAAAGAGGGACATAA
- a CDS encoding DUF6366 family protein, producing the protein MNINDGQDKEEKRKIEEYKKHPMINLADSINHSKIGDLSQLTKGGGGCLIRIITTVIIIGILFFLLRTSN; encoded by the coding sequence ATGAATATAAATGATGGACAGGATAAGGAAGAGAAACGCAAAATAGAAGAATATAAAAAACATCCAATGATTAACTTAGCGGATTCAATAAACCATTCAAAGATAGGAGACTTAAGCCAGTTAACAAAAGGAGGAGGCGGCTGCCTTATTAGGATTATCACTACAGTTATAATTATTGGAATATTGTTTTTTCTTTTAAGAACTTCTAATTAA
- a CDS encoding MarR family winged helix-turn-helix transcriptional regulator, with protein sequence MDKNMEYAIEIVTQFCRNNMNLKRKLPIRASEVGILIFIKRSENAVTPVSISEFFNISKPAVTASITSLYKKGYIEKIPMQSDKRSFQVILTEKAINLTNDFYDEYVKIITLLEKGLTKDEFTLLIKLLKKSNSILEGGK encoded by the coding sequence ATGGATAAAAACATGGAATATGCTATAGAGATAGTAACGCAATTTTGTAGAAATAATATGAACTTAAAAAGGAAACTACCTATTAGAGCAAGTGAGGTTGGCATTCTGATTTTTATTAAAAGATCAGAAAATGCTGTAACTCCAGTTTCTATAAGCGAATTTTTTAATATATCAAAGCCAGCAGTTACAGCTTCTATTACTTCACTCTATAAAAAGGGATACATCGAAAAGATTCCTATGCAAAGTGACAAAAGAAGCTTTCAGGTTATTCTAACTGAAAAGGCAATAAATTTAACTAATGACTTTTATGATGAGTATGTAAAGATAATTACTTTACTTGAGAAAGGACTTACAAAGGATGAATTTACACTTCTAATTAAATTATTAAAGAAATCAAATAGTATTTTAGAAGGGGGAAAATAG
- a CDS encoding SDR family oxidoreductase, which translates to MKILVTGASGNVGGYVTRELIKLGESVVASGSNVDRLKKTFGDSCDVVYFDFNDKNTFDEALKDVDRVFLMRPPSLGNPTALYPFIDALKKHNIKLVSFLSLMGVENNPIPPHGKIEKYIEKIGLSYSHIRPGFFMQNISGIHSDEIRKEDRVFVPAGKSKTSFIDATDIGLAIAKILHNSYEHINTKYTLTGSESIDYYEVANILSECLKRKIIYANPSLLRYRKHYINNRKLDKTYVNVTVMLYIMTRLGTSKHVTNDFFKITGKEPNTFKEFVLNNLDCF; encoded by the coding sequence ATGAAAATATTAGTTACAGGCGCTAGTGGTAATGTAGGGGGTTATGTTACTCGTGAACTAATAAAACTAGGAGAAAGTGTTGTAGCCTCTGGTTCAAATGTAGACAGATTAAAAAAGACCTTTGGAGATAGCTGTGATGTAGTTTATTTTGACTTTAATGACAAGAATACATTTGATGAGGCATTAAAAGATGTAGATCGTGTATTTTTAATGAGGCCACCATCCCTTGGAAACCCCACAGCATTATACCCTTTTATAGATGCCCTAAAGAAACACAACATTAAGTTAGTATCATTTCTTTCACTAATGGGAGTTGAGAACAACCCGATTCCGCCACATGGAAAAATAGAAAAGTACATAGAGAAAATTGGACTTTCATACTCACATATTAGACCAGGGTTCTTCATGCAAAACATTTCTGGGATTCATTCTGATGAAATACGCAAAGAAGATAGAGTCTTCGTACCAGCAGGTAAAAGTAAAACAAGCTTCATAGATGCTACAGATATAGGCCTTGCAATAGCTAAGATTCTTCACAATTCATATGAGCACATAAATACTAAGTACACCTTAACAGGAAGTGAGTCTATTGACTACTATGAAGTTGCTAATATATTAAGTGAATGTCTTAAAAGAAAAATAATCTATGCAAATCCTTCTCTTCTAAGATACAGAAAACATTATATTAACAATCGAAAACTAGATAAAACCTATGTTAATGTAACAGTTATGCTTTATATAATGACAAGGCTAGGTACATCAAAGCATGTTACAAATGATTTTTTCAAAATTACAGGCAAGGAGCCTAATACTTTCAAAGAATTCGTCCTTAATAATCTAGATTGCTTTTAA
- the recR gene encoding recombination mediator RecR encodes MKLIEEFSKLPGIGSKTAQRLSFHVLGMEKSAVNRLAEAIIEAKEKTNYCTVCGNLTDKDPCMICSNKSRTPEVICVVEDARDVIAMERTREFPGLYHVLQGAISPLSGIGPDDIKIKELVTRMTPEVKEVILATNPNVEGEATAMYISRLLKPLGIKVTRIAHGIPVGGDLEYTDEVTITRALEGRREL; translated from the coding sequence ATGAAATTAATTGAAGAATTCTCTAAACTACCAGGAATTGGATCCAAAACAGCACAGAGGCTTTCTTTTCATGTATTAGGCATGGAAAAAAGCGCTGTAAATCGTCTTGCAGAGGCGATTATAGAAGCTAAGGAGAAGACGAATTACTGTACAGTATGTGGGAACCTTACAGATAAGGACCCATGTATGATATGTAGTAATAAGTCAAGGACACCTGAGGTTATATGTGTTGTAGAGGATGCAAGGGACGTTATAGCAATGGAGAGAACAAGGGAATTCCCAGGGCTGTATCACGTACTACAAGGGGCTATATCTCCACTATCAGGGATAGGTCCAGATGATATAAAAATCAAGGAACTTGTTACAAGAATGACTCCAGAGGTTAAGGAGGTTATACTTGCCACTAACCCTAACGTTGAAGGCGAGGCTACAGCTATGTATATATCAAGGCTGCTTAAACCACTTGGGATTAAGGTAACAAGAATAGCCCATGGGATACCTGTTGGAGGAGACCTTGAGTATACTGATGAGGTTACTATAACAAGGGCACTTGAGGGAAGAAGAGAATTATAG
- a CDS encoding YbaB/EbfC family nucleoid-associated protein, protein MFKGGMPGNMNNLIKQAQKMQKQLEESKAEVESKIFEATVGGGAVTAKVNGKKEVVDIIIKEEVVDPDDVEMLQDLIISAVNKAISDADKEMGSTMGKLTGGMNMPGLF, encoded by the coding sequence ATGTTTAAAGGTGGAATGCCAGGAAACATGAATAATTTAATAAAGCAGGCTCAAAAGATGCAAAAGCAACTAGAGGAAAGCAAAGCAGAAGTTGAAAGCAAGATCTTCGAAGCAACTGTTGGTGGCGGAGCTGTAACTGCTAAGGTTAATGGAAAGAAAGAAGTTGTTGATATAATCATTAAGGAAGAGGTTGTAGACCCAGATGATGTTGAAATGCTACAAGACCTTATAATTTCTGCAGTTAACAAAGCAATTAGCGATGCTGACAAGGAAATGGGATCAACTATGGGTAAACTTACAGGCGGAATGAACATGCCAGGTCTTTTCTAG
- the dnaX gene encoding DNA polymerase III subunit gamma/tau yields the protein MALYREFRPKSFEDIIGQDHIVTTLKNQINSDRIAHAYLFTGTRGTGKTSTAKIFSKAVNCLTPIDGSPCNECTACIEINKGTLLDVVEMDAASNRKLENALDIIETVKYPPQSARYKVYIIDEVHMLTTQAFNALLKTIEEPPSYVIFILATTDPQKVPATILSRCQRFDFKRIKGDDAFLRLRHIINMKGVFAEDEALKLIAKVSEGAMRDCLSILDQAISMGDGRVDRKLVSEMLGITGREAIYNLIDYMSDGNIDSALREIDSVMMSGKDIMQFIKDIIKHLRNLLVVRVSKNPEDTIDIGLDTVNDLLEQSRKLRYEDIVRAINIFIEAEQEIKLTSQWRIVLEMAIIRFSKREYDISTETLLKRISRLEDIIESGSIVRSTPQKEKEVPQRRSELAASEAVKDIEVTSPNLDDSNSTPSVIEEEEDTASQGVGSMSEQQAKGALVEVLNILRANKKMTVYAHLVNGKVQKVEGNTIYISFRDEFSFSKTILEKPDYTKGLQKYFEKYISSPVRLKFIIEKGEDDSFNESINRAKSLLGEEFVEVIE from the coding sequence ATGGCACTATACAGGGAGTTTAGACCAAAATCATTTGAGGATATTATTGGTCAAGATCATATAGTAACGACCCTGAAGAATCAAATAAATTCAGATAGAATAGCACATGCCTATCTTTTTACAGGAACCCGTGGAACAGGTAAAACATCTACTGCGAAGATTTTTTCTAAGGCAGTTAACTGTTTAACACCTATAGATGGAAGTCCTTGTAATGAGTGCACAGCATGTATTGAAATAAATAAAGGAACGCTTTTAGATGTTGTTGAGATGGATGCTGCATCAAATAGAAAGCTTGAAAATGCACTAGATATAATAGAGACAGTAAAGTATCCACCACAGTCAGCAAGGTATAAGGTATACATAATAGATGAGGTTCATATGTTAACTACTCAAGCATTTAATGCCCTACTTAAGACTATAGAAGAGCCTCCATCATATGTTATATTCATACTTGCAACAACAGACCCTCAAAAGGTACCTGCAACAATTCTTTCAAGGTGTCAAAGATTCGACTTTAAAAGAATTAAAGGAGATGACGCCTTTTTGAGACTTAGGCATATAATAAACATGAAGGGTGTTTTTGCTGAGGACGAAGCGCTTAAACTTATAGCTAAGGTTTCAGAGGGAGCTATGAGAGATTGTCTGTCTATACTAGATCAAGCGATATCCATGGGAGATGGAAGGGTAGATAGAAAACTCGTATCGGAAATGCTTGGCATCACAGGAAGAGAGGCTATATACAATCTAATTGATTACATGTCTGATGGCAATATAGATTCAGCACTTAGAGAAATAGACTCTGTAATGATGTCAGGTAAGGACATAATGCAATTTATTAAGGACATAATAAAGCACCTTAGAAACCTTTTAGTGGTTAGAGTTAGCAAAAACCCTGAGGATACTATAGATATAGGTCTTGATACGGTAAATGATTTACTTGAACAGTCAAGAAAGCTAAGATATGAGGATATAGTAAGAGCTATAAACATATTTATTGAGGCTGAACAGGAGATTAAGCTTACATCACAATGGAGAATAGTTCTAGAGATGGCTATTATAAGATTCTCAAAAAGAGAATATGACATATCCACGGAAACTTTACTTAAGAGAATATCAAGACTTGAGGATATTATAGAAAGTGGAAGTATTGTTAGAAGCACTCCTCAAAAGGAAAAGGAAGTACCTCAAAGGAGATCGGAGTTAGCCGCTAGTGAGGCAGTTAAGGACATTGAAGTTACAAGTCCTAATCTTGATGATTCAAATTCTACACCAAGTGTAATTGAAGAAGAAGAGGATACTGCATCTCAAGGGGTAGGCTCTATGTCAGAACAGCAAGCTAAAGGAGCTTTAGTTGAAGTTCTTAACATTCTTCGAGCCAATAAAAAAATGACTGTATATGCTCATCTTGTTAATGGAAAGGTGCAAAAAGTAGAGGGTAACACTATATATATAAGTTTCAGAGATGAATTTAGTTTTAGTAAAACCATACTAGAAAAACCTGACTATACAAAGGGCCTTCAAAAATACTTCGAAAAATATATAAGCTCCCCTGTAAGATTAAAGTTTATTATCGAAAAAGGGGAAGATGACAGTTTTAATGAAAGTATTAATAGGGCTAAAAGTTTACTTGGAGAAGAGTTTGTCGAGGTAATTGAATAG
- a CDS encoding methyl-accepting chemotaxis protein encodes MANVNKIQGNMKLSTMIIIEVVIAMILVITQGIVSIANSQKTIRDSREISAITARSTEYINKIRTDMLEMRIQVVKGTLGEYEPQMYNIIKEKNENISDSVNSYLKLGIVSQAEKDALADVTNKVDIYNKTWDGIRAGILNGKIAPIEQRNALKDAAEEVDASLAKADKANLITLKANNVIIDKSMKDSKNLIFSIMLCVMFVLGISSVFLVWSMKKSIKEFAYILERVSKLDLSVKITPDKSEFGQMKKLVKAALNDISRVIRDVIDSAHSVEDKSTSLKVASGQITSATAEVSGAMQEIAAGSNVQAAKLQEINATMDIFSQNIKSITESITDVDKSTEDAMGSAKESSTQLENIVLSINEIKHSFEDVSDKVSILSSNIVRVSDITNLINSIAEQTNLLALNAAIEAARAGESGRGFAVVSDEVRKLAEQSKDSVKDINKLIETVTLESKVMEETTENVGKELESEIDKIQESIDSFRLTINSIEAIAPKVELVGAKIEELNSDKVEIVERVNEISSISQEFTGAAEEIAASSEEVTSSTEEVEGAAIDLQEKSLSMLNMVNKFTLSE; translated from the coding sequence GTGGCTAATGTAAATAAAATTCAGGGCAATATGAAACTTTCCACAATGATAATTATTGAAGTGGTAATAGCTATGATTTTAGTTATAACTCAAGGAATTGTATCAATAGCGAATTCTCAAAAGACTATTAGAGATAGCAGAGAAATATCTGCCATAACAGCAAGGTCCACTGAATATATAAACAAGATTAGAACAGACATGCTAGAAATGAGAATACAAGTTGTAAAAGGTACTCTTGGTGAGTATGAGCCACAAATGTATAATATAATTAAGGAAAAAAATGAGAATATAAGTGATAGTGTTAATAGTTATCTTAAATTAGGTATAGTGAGCCAAGCAGAAAAAGATGCTTTGGCTGATGTAACTAATAAAGTAGATATATATAATAAGACTTGGGATGGAATTAGAGCAGGAATTTTAAATGGTAAAATAGCTCCAATAGAGCAAAGAAATGCTCTTAAGGATGCGGCAGAGGAAGTTGATGCTTCTTTGGCAAAGGCAGATAAAGCTAACCTTATAACTTTAAAGGCTAATAATGTTATTATAGATAAGTCTATGAAGGACTCAAAAAACCTAATATTTAGTATAATGCTATGTGTTATGTTTGTATTAGGTATAAGCTCTGTATTTCTTGTATGGAGTATGAAAAAGTCTATTAAAGAATTTGCTTACATATTAGAAAGGGTATCAAAGCTTGACTTGTCAGTTAAAATCACACCGGACAAAAGTGAGTTTGGTCAAATGAAGAAACTTGTTAAGGCAGCATTAAATGATATCTCTAGGGTTATTAGAGATGTTATAGATTCAGCCCATTCTGTTGAGGATAAATCGACTTCACTGAAAGTAGCATCAGGTCAAATAACAAGTGCTACAGCAGAGGTATCAGGTGCAATGCAGGAAATAGCAGCAGGATCAAATGTACAGGCGGCAAAACTACAGGAAATTAACGCTACTATGGATATTTTTAGCCAAAATATAAAGTCAATTACAGAAAGTATTACAGATGTTGATAAAAGTACAGAGGATGCTATGGGTAGTGCTAAGGAAAGTAGTACTCAGTTAGAAAATATAGTACTTTCAATTAACGAGATTAAACACTCATTTGAAGATGTAAGTGATAAGGTATCAATTCTTTCAAGTAATATAGTAAGGGTATCAGATATAACTAACTTAATTAATTCAATTGCTGAACAAACAAATCTTTTAGCTCTTAACGCTGCAATTGAGGCTGCTAGAGCAGGGGAGTCTGGTAGAGGATTTGCAGTTGTTTCAGATGAAGTAAGAAAACTTGCAGAGCAGTCAAAGGACTCTGTTAAGGATATTAATAAGTTAATTGAAACTGTAACCTTAGAAAGTAAGGTTATGGAGGAGACTACTGAAAACGTAGGTAAGGAACTTGAAAGTGAAATAGACAAAATACAAGAGTCTATTGATAGTTTTAGATTAACTATTAATTCAATAGAGGCTATAGCACCAAAGGTTGAGCTAGTAGGGGCTAAAATAGAGGAATTAAATAGTGATAAGGTAGAAATAGTAGAAAGAGTTAATGAGATATCATCTATATCACAGGAATTTACAGGAGCTGCTGAGGAGATAGCAGCATCTAGTGAAGAGGTTACTTCATCTACTGAAGAAGTAGAGGGAGCTGCCATAGACTTACAAGAAAAGTCACTTTCAATGCTAAATATGGTAAACAAGTTTACACTATCTGAGTAA
- a CDS encoding C-GCAxxG-C-C family protein: protein MKEKQIQDLFSEGFNCSQIVLSSMTEKLDLDDATAKKVSACFGSGMLCQGTCGAVTGALMAIGLKYGQAVPGESADSTVKSLQFTSKFSEKHNALTCKELLGYNLLDADDMNVILEKGLFTTVCPKLVSSSIEILDELI from the coding sequence ATGAAGGAAAAACAAATTCAAGATCTTTTTAGCGAGGGCTTTAACTGTTCTCAAATTGTATTAAGTAGTATGACAGAAAAGTTAGACCTTGATGATGCTACTGCCAAAAAGGTATCTGCTTGTTTTGGAAGTGGAATGCTTTGTCAAGGTACCTGCGGTGCTGTTACAGGGGCTTTAATGGCAATTGGTTTAAAGTATGGACAAGCTGTTCCAGGTGAAAGTGCAGACTCTACTGTGAAGTCATTACAATTTACTAGTAAATTCTCAGAAAAGCATAATGCTCTTACATGTAAGGAACTTTTAGGTTATAACCTTTTAGATGCAGATGATATGAATGTGATTCTTGAAAAGGGGTTATTTACTACAGTTTGTCCAAAGCTTGTATCTAGTTCAATTGAAATACTAGATGAATTAATTTAG
- a CDS encoding aminoglycoside phosphotransferase family protein gives MHRIRGLKEYIATEKFKEALNIALESELELKMLAQGEYNINYIFTHPTTNKKLLLRVNTGSQMHLDNQIEYEYNALKAIYKSGRTPNVYYVDGSLKDLDYGVLIMEFLDGVPLDYKKDLLIAASCLADIHSIEAQGINGLISPRNPLEAMIEECHSMARVYLESKLGDEKIKSQIKRLLSYGKELIKSEKEYEGKRSIINTELNSGNFLINGEGKDNYIIDWEKPIFGEVAQDLAHFLAPTTTFWKTDVILEKSEMEEFIDEYIKVVNGRFNTEDLRDRFKIYLPLTCLRGVTWCSMAWIEYQDPNRLIKNEFTYNKIKAYLEAEFLNRIENEYFH, from the coding sequence ATGCATAGAATTAGGGGATTAAAAGAATATATAGCTACAGAAAAGTTCAAAGAAGCATTAAATATTGCATTAGAAAGTGAATTAGAGCTTAAAATGCTTGCACAGGGTGAGTATAACATTAACTATATATTTACCCACCCAACAACAAACAAAAAACTACTTCTAAGGGTGAATACAGGCAGCCAAATGCATCTAGATAATCAAATAGAATATGAATATAACGCCTTAAAAGCTATTTATAAATCAGGAAGGACTCCTAATGTTTACTATGTAGATGGATCACTTAAAGACCTTGATTATGGTGTACTTATAATGGAATTCCTAGATGGAGTGCCTCTTGATTATAAAAAGGATTTATTAATTGCAGCTTCTTGCCTTGCTGATATACATAGTATTGAAGCTCAAGGGATTAATGGTTTAATATCACCAAGAAATCCTCTAGAGGCAATGATAGAGGAGTGTCACTCTATGGCAAGGGTATATCTAGAATCTAAGCTAGGTGACGAAAAGATAAAGTCTCAGATAAAAAGACTTTTAAGTTACGGAAAAGAATTAATAAAAAGTGAAAAGGAATATGAAGGAAAGCGAAGTATTATAAATACTGAACTTAACTCAGGGAATTTTCTTATAAATGGTGAGGGTAAAGACAATTATATAATTGATTGGGAGAAGCCTATCTTTGGAGAAGTAGCTCAGGACTTGGCTCATTTTCTAGCACCTACTACTACCTTTTGGAAAACCGATGTTATATTAGAAAAAAGTGAAATGGAAGAATTTATTGATGAATACATAAAGGTTGTAAATGGAAGGTTTAACACTGAGGATTTAAGGGATAGGTTTAAGATATATCTTCCACTCACCTGTTTAAGAGGGGTAACCTGGTGTTCTATGGCGTGGATAGAGTATCAAGACCCAAATAGACTTATTAAAAACGAATTTACCTATAATAAGATAAAAGCATATTTAGAGGCTGAATTTCTAAATAGAATTGAAAATGAGTATTTTCATTGA
- a CDS encoding TIGR04282 family arsenosugar biosynthesis glycosyltransferase has product MKEAIIIFTRVPIKGRTKTRLQKCLSPKQCAMIHGSFIKDIYKTCKETKRDIFIFYTPKRYKHKLVELIGENDEYQVQVGEDLGEKMLDAIETVLSKGYYSCILLGTDVPGLKATYILNAFKALERSDVVLGPTFDKGYYLVGMKKPYKNVFSNQFYGTGDVLSNTISKIKEENLSYELVDTCLDIDEEEDLKALKEGIEKGEITNCYCTIEFLKSLDKGEKGGTKYA; this is encoded by the coding sequence ATGAAAGAAGCAATTATTATATTTACAAGAGTGCCGATTAAGGGAAGAACAAAAACACGTCTACAAAAGTGCTTGTCACCAAAACAGTGTGCAATGATTCATGGAAGTTTTATTAAAGATATTTACAAAACATGTAAAGAAACTAAGAGGGATATCTTTATATTTTATACACCTAAAAGATATAAGCATAAACTTGTTGAACTTATAGGTGAAAATGATGAATATCAAGTGCAAGTAGGAGAAGATCTAGGGGAAAAAATGTTAGATGCGATTGAAACCGTACTTAGTAAAGGCTACTACTCCTGTATTCTTCTAGGGACAGATGTACCAGGTTTAAAGGCCACGTATATACTAAATGCATTTAAAGCACTTGAGAGAAGTGACGTAGTACTTGGACCAACATTTGATAAGGGATATTATCTTGTTGGAATGAAAAAACCATATAAAAATGTGTTTAGTAATCAGTTTTATGGGACAGGTGATGTGCTATCTAATACAATATCAAAGATAAAGGAAGAGAATCTATCATACGAACTTGTGGATACTTGTCTTGATATAGATGAAGAGGAAGATCTTAAGGCTCTTAAAGAAGGTATAGAAAAAGGAGAAATAACAAACTGTTATTGCACGATTGAGTTTTTAAAGAGTTTGGATAAAGGGGAGAAAGGTGGGACGAAGTATGCATAG
- a CDS encoding TIGR04283 family arsenosugar biosynthesis glycosyltransferase: MKFSIIVPTLNEEENIQLLLENIKSLKGDYEVIFSDGGSKDKTLSIIGDKHKIVNSKKGRANQMNTAAKVSVGEVLLFLHCDSILQKDALLKIEEKINKGYSVGCFNIAFDSSSIWMKICGILSNLRVRLRQIAFGDQGIFMKREVFYEVGGIPSLPIMEDYELSLRLRKSYRICQVDSRIKTSSRRFIKGGIFSTMWKMQRLQSMYRRGVNIEEINRMYKDVR, encoded by the coding sequence ATGAAGTTTTCTATAATTGTTCCAACGCTTAATGAAGAGGAAAATATTCAGTTATTACTAGAGAATATAAAGAGTCTAAAAGGGGATTATGAGGTTATATTTAGTGATGGAGGAAGTAAGGATAAAACGCTTTCTATAATTGGAGATAAACACAAAATAGTTAATAGTAAAAAGGGAAGAGCCAATCAAATGAATACTGCTGCGAAGGTAAGTGTAGGAGAAGTTTTACTTTTTTTACACTGTGATAGTATTCTTCAAAAAGATGCACTTCTTAAGATAGAGGAGAAGATAAATAAAGGATATAGTGTAGGATGTTTTAACATTGCTTTTGATTCAAGTAGTATATGGATGAAGATATGTGGTATCCTATCAAATCTAAGAGTAAGGCTTCGACAGATAGCATTTGGAGATCAAGGAATCTTTATGAAAAGAGAGGTTTTCTATGAAGTTGGAGGTATTCCAAGTCTCCCTATTATGGAGGATTATGAACTGTCCTTAAGGCTTCGAAAAAGCTATAGAATATGCCAGGTAGATAGTAGGATAAAAACATCATCAAGACGGTTCATAAAGGGTGGAATATTCTCTACCATGTGGAAAATGCAAAGACTACAAAGCATGTATAGAAGGGGAGTTAACATCGAAGAGATTAATAGAATGTATAAAGATGTTAGGTGA